From the Euphorbia lathyris chromosome 6, ddEupLath1.1, whole genome shotgun sequence genome, one window contains:
- the LOC136232347 gene encoding probable serine/threonine-protein kinase PBL10 isoform X2 produces MGVCLSAQIKAESPCSTGLSPKYVSADGNDLSTGSKLSSSSVPPTPRSEGEILQSSNLKSFNFADLKLATRNFRPDSVLGEGGFGSVFKGWIDENSFAAAKPGTGQVIAVKRLNQESFQGHKEWLAEVNYLGQFCHANLVKLIGYCLEDEHRLLVYEFMPRGSLENHLFRRGSYFQPLSWNLRLKVALGAAKGLAFLHSGETKVIYRDFKTSNVLLDSNYNAKLSDFGLAKDGPTGDQSHVSTRVMGTYGYAAPEYLATASELFC; encoded by the exons ATGGGGGTTTGCTTGAGTGCTCAAATTAAAGCTGAGAGCCCTTGTAGTACAG GGCTGAGTCCCAAGTACGTTAGCGCAGATGGGAATGATCTAAGTACAGGCAGTAAGTTGTCATCAAGTTCAGTGCCACCGACTCCTCGGAGTGAAGGTGAGATCTTGCAATCTTCCAATCTGAAGAGCTTCAATTTTGCTGATCTCAAGCTCGCCACCAGGAATTTTCGCCCTGATAGTGTCTTAGGGGAAGGTGGTTTCGGTTCAGTTTTTAAAGGATGGATTGATGAGAATTCATTTGCTGCTGCAAAGCCTGGAACTGGACAGGTTATTGCTGTAAAAAGGCTTAATCAAGAGAGTTTCCAAGGTCACAAGGAATGGTTG GCTGAAGTTAATTATCTGGGGCAATTTTGTCATGCTAACCTTGTGAAGCTGATTGGCTATTGCTTGGAGGATGAACACCGCCTTTTAGTTTATGAGTTTATGCCTCGGGGCAGCCTGGAAAATCATTTATTTAGGA GAGGGTCTTATTTCCAACCTCTTTCGTGGAATCTACGCTTGAAGGTTGCACTTGGTGCAGCGAAAGGACTCGCCTTTCTTCATAGTGGTGAAACCAAAGTTATATATCGCGACTTCAAGACTTCAAACGTTCTACTTGATTCG AACTACAATGCGAAGCTCTCTGACTTCGGGTTAGCCAAGGACGGGCCAACAGGTGATCAGAGTCATGTTTCAACCAGGGTTATGGGTACATATGGATATGCTGCTCCGGAATACCTAGCCACAG CTTCGGAGTTGTTTTGTTAG
- the LOC136232347 gene encoding probable serine/threonine-protein kinase PBL10 isoform X1, whose protein sequence is MGVCLSAQIKAESPCSTGLSPKYVSADGNDLSTGSKLSSSSVPPTPRSEGEILQSSNLKSFNFADLKLATRNFRPDSVLGEGGFGSVFKGWIDENSFAAAKPGTGQVIAVKRLNQESFQGHKEWLAEVNYLGQFCHANLVKLIGYCLEDEHRLLVYEFMPRGSLENHLFRRGSYFQPLSWNLRLKVALGAAKGLAFLHSGETKVIYRDFKTSNVLLDSNYNAKLSDFGLAKDGPTGDQSHVSTRVMGTYGYAAPEYLATGHLTSKSDVYSFGVVLLEMLSGRRAIDKNRPSGEHNLVEWAKPYLTNKRKIFRVLDNRLQGQYSTDVANKVATLALRCLSIEPKLRPNMAEIVTLLDQVQDLKETESTYAPSSNSQRMRRRSAGDVNGGRIIGAYPRPSASPLYA, encoded by the exons ATGGGGGTTTGCTTGAGTGCTCAAATTAAAGCTGAGAGCCCTTGTAGTACAG GGCTGAGTCCCAAGTACGTTAGCGCAGATGGGAATGATCTAAGTACAGGCAGTAAGTTGTCATCAAGTTCAGTGCCACCGACTCCTCGGAGTGAAGGTGAGATCTTGCAATCTTCCAATCTGAAGAGCTTCAATTTTGCTGATCTCAAGCTCGCCACCAGGAATTTTCGCCCTGATAGTGTCTTAGGGGAAGGTGGTTTCGGTTCAGTTTTTAAAGGATGGATTGATGAGAATTCATTTGCTGCTGCAAAGCCTGGAACTGGACAGGTTATTGCTGTAAAAAGGCTTAATCAAGAGAGTTTCCAAGGTCACAAGGAATGGTTG GCTGAAGTTAATTATCTGGGGCAATTTTGTCATGCTAACCTTGTGAAGCTGATTGGCTATTGCTTGGAGGATGAACACCGCCTTTTAGTTTATGAGTTTATGCCTCGGGGCAGCCTGGAAAATCATTTATTTAGGA GAGGGTCTTATTTCCAACCTCTTTCGTGGAATCTACGCTTGAAGGTTGCACTTGGTGCAGCGAAAGGACTCGCCTTTCTTCATAGTGGTGAAACCAAAGTTATATATCGCGACTTCAAGACTTCAAACGTTCTACTTGATTCG AACTACAATGCGAAGCTCTCTGACTTCGGGTTAGCCAAGGACGGGCCAACAGGTGATCAGAGTCATGTTTCAACCAGGGTTATGGGTACATATGGATATGCTGCTCCGGAATACCTAGCCACAG GTCATTTAACTTCCAAGAGTGATGTCTACAGCTTCGGAGTTGTTTTGTTAGAGATGTTATCCGGCCGGAGAGCAATAGATAAAAATAGACCATCCGGAGAACACAATCTAGTGGAATGGGCTAAACCTTACCTCACAAACAAAAGAAAGATTTTTCGTGTCTTAGATAATCGTCTACAAGGGCAGTACTCAACTGATGTTGCAAATAAGGTGGCTACCCTTGCACTGCGGTGCTTATCGATAGAACCTAAGTTGCGGCCAAACATGGCTGAGATTGTGACGTTGTTGGACCAAGTACAAGATTTGAAGGAAACCGAAAGCACTTATGCCCCGTCAAGCAATTCTCAACGGATGCGTAGACGAAGTGCAGGTGATGTTAATGGCGGAAGGATCATAGGTGCTTATCCTCGGCCATCAGCTTCCCCTCTCTATGCTTGA
- the LOC136232835 gene encoding serine/threonine-protein kinase PCRK1 — protein sequence MKCFHFTNGDTREDDDDDRNDVVSRVVSRVSWARSFSVASSSVDTRRSEFDSCNSSRDFSDSLGFFEFLSTRRANDLKVFSFSDLKLATRGFSRALLIGEGGFGCVYRGLIRVPDDQTHSKMDVAIKQLNRHGFQGHKEWINEVSFLGVVKHPNLVKLVGYCAEDDERGMQRLLVYELMCNKSLEDHLFARMPTPLPWMTRLKIAQDAARGLAYLHEQMDFQLIFRDFKTSNVLLDEDFNAKLSDFGLARQGPPEGLGHVSTSVVGTVGYAAPEYVQTGRLTAKSDVWSFGVVLYELITGRRAVERNLPRSEQKLLDWVRPYISDSKKFHFILDPRLEEECCIKSALKLAALANKCLTKQPKSRPKMSEVVEMLGNIISATSCHEEICCDSEEVKEEISVETEAESTKQVNGYRKKVFDLREIVNLRNRSIGKLDWRNWTPGLVRSSSE from the exons ATGAAGTGTTTTCATTTTACTAACGGAGATACCAGGGAAGACGACGACGACGATAGAAACGATGTCGTTTCTAGAGTTGTTTCAAGGGTCTCCTGGGCTAGGTCTTTCAGTGTTGCCTCTAGCAGCGTCGATACGCGCCGCTCTGAGTTTGACTCTTGTAACTCTTCCAGGGATTTCTCCGACTCTCTCGGTTTTTTTGAGTTTTTGTCCACCCGCCGAGCTAACGATCTCAAAGTCTTCTCTTTCTCCGACCTCAAATTAGCCACCAGAGGCTTCAGTAGAGCTCTACTCATCGGCGAGGGTGGCTTTGGCTGTGTTTATAGAGGCCTTATTAGGGTTCCTGATGACCAAACTCATTCCAAGATGGATGTTGCTATCAAACAGTTGAATCGCCACGGTTTCCAG GGGCATAAAGAATGGATTAATGAAGTGAGTTTTTTGGGTGTAGTTAAGCACCCAAATCTAGTAAAATTAGTAGGATATTGTGCtgaagatgatgaaagaggGATGCAAAGACTTTTGGTATATGAGCTTATGTGCAACAAAAGCTTAGAAGATCACTTGTTTGCTAGAATGCCCACTCCTCTTCCATGGATGACTAGGTTGAAAATTGCTCAAGATGCAGCTCGTGGATTGGCGTACCTCCATGAACAAATGGATTTTCAG CTAATATTCCGAGATTTTAAAACATCCAATGTTCTACTAGACGAGGACTTCAATGCTAAGCTTTCAGATTTTGGATTGGCCAGGCAAGGACCTCCTGAAGGACTTGGACATGTTTCAACATCA GTTGTGGGAACAGTGGGTTATGCAGCTCCTGAGTATGTTCAGACTGGCAGGCTGACTGCCAAGAGCGATGTTTGGAGCTTTGGCGTGGTTCTCTACGAGCTCATTACAGGAAGACGAGCAGTAGAGAGAAACCTACCTAGGTCTGAACAAAAGCTTTTAGATTGGGTAAGACCGTATATTTCAGATTCGAAGAAGTTCCACTTTATCTTAGATCCACGACTTGAAGAAGAGTGTTGCATCAAATCTGCTCTGAAACTAGCAGCCCTGGCAAACAAATGCCTAACAAAACAGCCCAAGTCCCGGCCTAAAATGAGTGAGGTGGTAGAGATGCTAGGAAACATCATAAGTGCGACATCATGTCATGAAGAAATTTGCTGTGATAGTGAGGAAGTGAAGGAAGAAATTTCAGTGGAGACGGAGGCCGAATCTACGAAACAAGTGAATGGTTACAGGAAAAAGGTTTTTGATTTAAGAGAAATTGTGAACTTGAGAAACAGATCAATAGGAAAATTAGATTGGAGAAATTGGACACCCGGGTTGGTAAGAAGTTCAAGCGAATGA